In the Choloepus didactylus isolate mChoDid1 chromosome 5, mChoDid1.pri, whole genome shotgun sequence genome, one interval contains:
- the BMI1 gene encoding polycomb complex protein BMI-1, with translation MHRTTRIKITELNPHLMCVLCGGYFIDATTIIECLHSFCKTCIVRYLETSKYCPICDVQVHKTRPLLNIRSDKTLQDIVYKLVPGLFKNEMKRRRDFYAAHPSADAANGSNEDRGEVADEDKRIITDDEIISLSIEFFDQNRLDRKVNKDKEKSKEEVNDKRYLRCPAAMTVMHLRKFLRSKMDIPNTFQIDVMYEEEPLKDYYTLMDIAYIYTWRRNGPLPLKYRVRPTCKRMKISHQRDGLTAAGDLESDSGSDKAHSPAGGLPSTSSCLPSPSTPVQSPHPQFPHISSTMNGTSSSPSGNHQSSFANRPRKSSVNGSSATSSG, from the exons ATGCACCGAACAACCAGAATCAAAATCACGGAGCTGAACCCCCACCTGATGTGTGTGCTCTGTGGAGGGTACTTCATTGACGCCACCACCATCATCGAATGTctacattcct TCTGTAAAACGTGTATCGTGCGTTACTTGGAGACCAGCAAGTACTGTCCAATCTGTGACGTGCAAGTTCACAAAACCAGACCACTCCTAaatataag gtcAGATAAAACTCTTCAAGATATTGTATACAAATTAGTTCCAGGGCTCTTCAAAA atgAAATGAAGAGAAGAAGGGACTTTTATGCAGCTCATCCTTCAGCTGATG cTGCCAATGGTTCTAATGAAGATAGAGGAGAAGTGGCAGATGAAGATAAGAGAATTATTACTGATGATGAGATAATAAGTTTATCCATTGAATTCTTTGACCAGAACAG ATTGGATCGAAAAgtaaacaaagacaaagagaaatctAAGGAAGAG GTGAATGATAAAAGGTACCTACGGTGCCCAGCGGCCATGACTGTGATGCACCTGAGAAAGTTTCTCAGGAGCAAAATGGACATACCTAACACTTTCCAG ATTGATGTCATGTACGAAGAGGAGCCTTTAAAGGATTACTATACACTAATGGATATTGCCTACATTTATACCTGGAGAAGG AATGGGCCGCTTCCTCTGAAATATAGAGTTCGACCCACttgtaaaagaatgaagatcAGTCACCAGAGAGATGGACTGACGGCTGCTGGGGACCTGGAGAGTGACTCTGGCAGCGACAAGGCCCACAGCCCCGCAGGAGGCCTCCCCTCCACCTCCTCGTGCCTGCCGAGCCCCAGCACCCCTGTCCAGTCGCCgcacccccagtttccccacatctCCAGCACCATGAACGGAACCAGCAGCAGCCCCAGCGGGAACCACCAATCTTCCTTTGCCAACAGACCTCGGAAATCGTCAGTCAATGGGTCCTCAGCAACTTCATCTGGTTGA
- the COMMD3 gene encoding COMM domain-containing protein 3 isoform X5 yields the protein MRFRAAPARRAEPRAGPGSWASASPRARRRTPSPFPTRTWGLRGARGARRAGRAEGLRGWASGTQSARLGSAGPAPLPRRPPEPCAHPRPPSARRASRGARVEGHSARTMELSESVQKGFQLLADPGAFGPGAFALVLRAAFQSLLGAQADGAVLDHPDLKHIDPVILKHCHAAAATCILEAGKQRADKSTLSSYLEDCKFDRERIELFCTEYQVT from the exons ATGAGATTCCGGGCGGCTCCGGCGCGCAGGGCGGAGCCGCGGGCCGGGCCGGGGAGCTGGGCCAGCGCCTCCCCGCGGGCCCGGAGGCGGACCCCGTCCCCTTTCCCGACCCGCACCTGGGGTCTCCGGGGAGCCCGCGGGGCGCGCCGGGCCGGGCGGGCCGAGGGGCTCCGGGGCTGGGCGTCCGGGACGCAGTCGGCTCGGCTTGGCTCGGCGGGGCCCGCGCCCCTCCCCCGCCGGCCGCCGGAGCCGTGCGCGCACCCGCGCCCGCCGAGCGCGCGGCGCGCGTCACGTGGTGCGCGTGTCGAAGGTCACAGCGCGCGCACAATGGAGCTCTCGGAGAGCGTGCAGAAGGGCTTCCAGCTGCTGGCAGACCCTGGCGCCTTCGGGCCCGGCGCCTTCGCGCTCGTGCTGCGGGCGGCCTTCCAGAGCCTGCTGGGCGCGCAGGCCGACGGGGCCGTGCTGG atCACCCAGACTTAAAACATATCGACCCAGTGATATTAAAACATTGTCACGCAGCAGCTGCCACTTGTATACTGGAGGCAGGAAAGCAAAGAGCTGACAAATCAACTCTAAG ctcttATCTAGAAGATTGTAAATTTGACAGAGAGCGAATAGAACTGTTTTGCACGGAGTATCAggttacttaa
- the COMMD3 gene encoding COMM domain-containing protein 3 isoform X2: protein MELSESVQKGFQLLADPGAFGPGAFALVLRAAFQSLLGAQADGAVLDHPDLKHIDPVILKHCHAAAATCILEAGKQRADKSTLSSYLEDCKFDRERIELFCTEYQNNKNSLEILLGSIGRSLPHITDVSWRLEYQIKTNQLHKMHRPAYLVTLNTENSDSGSQPEISFSCTMEQLQDLVGKLKDALKSLERATQL, encoded by the exons ATGGAGCTCTCGGAGAGCGTGCAGAAGGGCTTCCAGCTGCTGGCAGACCCTGGCGCCTTCGGGCCCGGCGCCTTCGCGCTCGTGCTGCGGGCGGCCTTCCAGAGCCTGCTGGGCGCGCAGGCCGACGGGGCCGTGCTGG atCACCCAGACTTAAAACATATCGACCCAGTGATATTAAAACATTGTCACGCAGCAGCTGCCACTTGTATACTGGAGGCAGGAAAGCAAAGAGCTGACAAATCAACTCTAAG ctcttATCTAGAAGATTGTAAATTTGACAGAGAGCGAATAGAACTGTTTTGCACGGAGTATCAg aataatAAGAATTCTCTAGAAATCCTACTGGGAAG TATAGGCAGATCTCTCCCTCACATAACTGATGTTTCTTGGCGTTTGGAATATCAGATAAAG ACCAATCAACTTCATAAGATGCACAGACCTGCATATTTGGTGACCTTAAATACAGAG aacAGTGATTCAGGATCCCAGCCCGAGATTAGTTTTAGTTGCACCATGGAACAATTACAG GACCTGGTGGGGAAACTGAAAGACGCCTTGAAAAGCCTGGAAAGAGCAACTCAGCTGTGA
- the COMMD3 gene encoding COMM domain-containing protein 3 isoform X4, with translation MRFRAAPARRAEPRAGPGSWASASPRARRRTPSPFPTRTWGLRGARGARRAGRAEGLRGWASGTQSARLGSAGPAPLPRRPPEPCAHPRPPSARRASRGARVEGHSARTMELSESVQKGFQLLADPGAFGPGAFALVLRAAFQSLLGAQADGAVLGPPPAPRAASAGLAKVEPGLFAKRLLGQMALTLPDIQSTPRSQDRPNTSRGASTPGTLKWDALRFVPHRRLLSVVSCTEI, from the exons ATGAGATTCCGGGCGGCTCCGGCGCGCAGGGCGGAGCCGCGGGCCGGGCCGGGGAGCTGGGCCAGCGCCTCCCCGCGGGCCCGGAGGCGGACCCCGTCCCCTTTCCCGACCCGCACCTGGGGTCTCCGGGGAGCCCGCGGGGCGCGCCGGGCCGGGCGGGCCGAGGGGCTCCGGGGCTGGGCGTCCGGGACGCAGTCGGCTCGGCTTGGCTCGGCGGGGCCCGCGCCCCTCCCCCGCCGGCCGCCGGAGCCGTGCGCGCACCCGCGCCCGCCGAGCGCGCGGCGCGCGTCACGTGGTGCGCGTGTCGAAGGTCACAGCGCGCGCACAATGGAGCTCTCGGAGAGCGTGCAGAAGGGCTTCCAGCTGCTGGCAGACCCTGGCGCCTTCGGGCCCGGCGCCTTCGCGCTCGTGCTGCGGGCGGCCTTCCAGAGCCTGCTGGGCGCGCAGGCCGACGGGGCCGTGCTGG GGCCGCCCCCTGCTCCTCGGGCCGCCAGCGCGGGGCTGGCGAAGGTCGAGCCCGGTCTGTTTGCAAAgcgattgctgggtcaaatggcgTTGACACTTCCCGACATACAGAGCACCCCACGTTCCCAGGATCGCCCCAACACTTCACGCGGGGCTTCTACGCCTGGAACCCTAAAATGGGATGCGCTCCGCTTTGTTCCGCACCGGAGGCTCCTTTCAGTAG TTTCATGTACAGAAATATGA
- the COMMD3 gene encoding COMM domain-containing protein 3 isoform X3 — protein sequence MRFRAAPARRAEPRAGPGSWASASPRARRRTPSPFPTRTWGLRGARGARRAGRAEGLRGWASGTQSARLGSAGPAPLPRRPPEPCAHPRPPSARRASRGARVEGHSARTMELSESVQKGFQLLADPGAFGPGAFALVLRAAFQSLLGAQADGAVLGPPPAPRAASAGLAKVEPGLFAKRLLGQMALTLPDIQSTPRSQDRPNTSRGASTPGTLKWDALRFVPHRRLLSFHVQKYESGSSSNENSNHHLG from the exons ATGAGATTCCGGGCGGCTCCGGCGCGCAGGGCGGAGCCGCGGGCCGGGCCGGGGAGCTGGGCCAGCGCCTCCCCGCGGGCCCGGAGGCGGACCCCGTCCCCTTTCCCGACCCGCACCTGGGGTCTCCGGGGAGCCCGCGGGGCGCGCCGGGCCGGGCGGGCCGAGGGGCTCCGGGGCTGGGCGTCCGGGACGCAGTCGGCTCGGCTTGGCTCGGCGGGGCCCGCGCCCCTCCCCCGCCGGCCGCCGGAGCCGTGCGCGCACCCGCGCCCGCCGAGCGCGCGGCGCGCGTCACGTGGTGCGCGTGTCGAAGGTCACAGCGCGCGCACAATGGAGCTCTCGGAGAGCGTGCAGAAGGGCTTCCAGCTGCTGGCAGACCCTGGCGCCTTCGGGCCCGGCGCCTTCGCGCTCGTGCTGCGGGCGGCCTTCCAGAGCCTGCTGGGCGCGCAGGCCGACGGGGCCGTGCTGG GGCCGCCCCCTGCTCCTCGGGCCGCCAGCGCGGGGCTGGCGAAGGTCGAGCCCGGTCTGTTTGCAAAgcgattgctgggtcaaatggcgTTGACACTTCCCGACATACAGAGCACCCCACGTTCCCAGGATCGCCCCAACACTTCACGCGGGGCTTCTACGCCTGGAACCCTAAAATGGGATGCGCTCCGCTTTGTTCCGCACCGGAGGCTCCTTTCA TTTCATGTACAGAAATATGAAAGTGGAAGTTCTTCAAACGAAAATAGTAACCACCACCTGGGTTAA
- the COMMD3 gene encoding COMM domain-containing protein 3 isoform X1, producing MELSESVQKGFQLLADPGAFGPGAFALVLRAAFQSLLGAQADGAVLGPPPAPRAASAGLAKVEPGLFAKRLLGQMALTLPDIQSTPRSQDRPNTSRGASTPGTLKWDALRFVPHRRLLSVDHPDLKHIDPVILKHCHAAAATCILEAGKQRADKSTLSSYLEDCKFDRERIELFCTEYQNNKNSLEILLGSIGRSLPHITDVSWRLEYQIKTNQLHKMHRPAYLVTLNTENSDSGSQPEISFSCTMEQLQDLVGKLKDALKSLERATQL from the exons ATGGAGCTCTCGGAGAGCGTGCAGAAGGGCTTCCAGCTGCTGGCAGACCCTGGCGCCTTCGGGCCCGGCGCCTTCGCGCTCGTGCTGCGGGCGGCCTTCCAGAGCCTGCTGGGCGCGCAGGCCGACGGGGCCGTGCTGG GGCCGCCCCCTGCTCCTCGGGCCGCCAGCGCGGGGCTGGCGAAGGTCGAGCCCGGTCTGTTTGCAAAgcgattgctgggtcaaatggcgTTGACACTTCCCGACATACAGAGCACCCCACGTTCCCAGGATCGCCCCAACACTTCACGCGGGGCTTCTACGCCTGGAACCCTAAAATGGGATGCGCTCCGCTTTGTTCCGCACCGGAGGCTCCTTTCAGTAG atCACCCAGACTTAAAACATATCGACCCAGTGATATTAAAACATTGTCACGCAGCAGCTGCCACTTGTATACTGGAGGCAGGAAAGCAAAGAGCTGACAAATCAACTCTAAG ctcttATCTAGAAGATTGTAAATTTGACAGAGAGCGAATAGAACTGTTTTGCACGGAGTATCAg aataatAAGAATTCTCTAGAAATCCTACTGGGAAG TATAGGCAGATCTCTCCCTCACATAACTGATGTTTCTTGGCGTTTGGAATATCAGATAAAG ACCAATCAACTTCATAAGATGCACAGACCTGCATATTTGGTGACCTTAAATACAGAG aacAGTGATTCAGGATCCCAGCCCGAGATTAGTTTTAGTTGCACCATGGAACAATTACAG GACCTGGTGGGGAAACTGAAAGACGCCTTGAAAAGCCTGGAAAGAGCAACTCAGCTGTGA